Proteins encoded within one genomic window of Amycolatopsis sp. 2-15:
- a CDS encoding succinate dehydrogenase/fumarate reductase iron-sulfur subunit: protein MSYKASFRVWRGDETGGELQDFKVEVNEGEVVLDIIHRLQATQASDLAVRWNCKAGKCGSCSAEVNGKPRLMCMTRMSTFTEDEVITVTPMRTFPVIRDLVTDVSFNYTKAREIPSFTPPPDLKPGEYRMQQVDVERSQEFRKCIECFLCQNTCHVVRDHEENKESFAGPRYLMRIAELEMHPLDVADRRDAAQEEHGLGYCNITKCCSEVCPEGIHITDNALIPMKERVADRKYDPIVWLGNKLFRR from the coding sequence GTGAGCTACAAGGCCAGTTTCCGGGTGTGGCGCGGCGACGAGACCGGCGGCGAGCTGCAGGACTTCAAGGTGGAGGTGAACGAGGGCGAGGTGGTCCTCGACATCATTCACCGGTTGCAGGCCACGCAGGCCTCCGACCTCGCCGTGCGCTGGAACTGCAAGGCGGGCAAGTGCGGCTCCTGCTCGGCCGAGGTGAACGGCAAACCGCGCCTGATGTGCATGACCCGCATGTCGACGTTCACCGAGGACGAGGTCATCACGGTCACGCCGATGCGCACGTTCCCCGTGATCCGCGACCTCGTGACCGACGTGTCCTTCAACTACACCAAGGCGCGCGAGATCCCGTCGTTCACCCCGCCCCCGGATCTGAAGCCGGGGGAGTACCGGATGCAGCAGGTGGACGTCGAGCGCTCGCAGGAGTTCCGCAAGTGCATCGAGTGCTTCCTGTGCCAGAACACCTGCCACGTGGTGCGCGACCACGAGGAGAACAAGGAGTCGTTCGCCGGGCCGCGGTACCTGATGCGCATCGCCGAGCTGGAAATGCACCCGCTCGACGTGGCCGACCGTCGTGACGCCGCGCAGGAGGAACACGGGCTCGGGTACTGCAACATCACGAAGTGCTGCAGCGAGGTCTGCCCGGAAGGCATCCACATCACGGACAACGCGCTGATCCCGATGAAGGAGCGGGTCGCCGACCGCAAGTACGACCCGATCGTGTGGCTGGGCAACAAGCTCTTCCGCCGGTGA
- a CDS encoding fumarate reductase/succinate dehydrogenase flavoprotein subunit yields MTEVERHSYDVVVIGAGGAGLRAVIEARERGFSVAVVCKSLFGKAHTVMAEGGCAASMGNANSNDNWQVHFRDTMRGGKFLNNWRMAELHAKEAPDRVWELETYGALFDRTADGRISQRNFGGHTYPRLAHVGDRTGLELIRTMQQKIVSLQQEDFAKYGDYEARIKVFAECTVTELLLTDGKISGAFGYWRESGRFILFDAPAVVLATGGIGKSFKVTSNSWEYTGDGHALALRAGAKLINMEFVQFHPTGMVWPPSVKGILVTEGVRGDGGVLKNSDDKRFMFEYVPDVFKGQYADSEDEADRWYADADNNRRTPDLLPRDEVARAINSEVKEGRGSPHGGVYLDIASRLPAEEIRRRLPSMYHQFKELADVDITKEAMEVGPTCHYVMGGIEVDPDTGAASVPGLFAAGECSGGMHGSNRLGGNSLSDLLVFGRRAGLGAASYVDGLGDSRPAVAEADVDAAAKMALEPFDPPAKGVAENPYTLHTELQQSMNDLVGIIRKAGEIRQALEKLGEIRQRMAQVTVEGHRQFNPGWHLAVDLRNMLLVSECVARAALLRTESRGGHTRDDYPGMDADWRHKLLVCSAKAGDNPVVPDVDVVEKEQIPLREDLLELFELDELGKYFTDAELENHSGRNT; encoded by the coding sequence ATGACCGAGGTCGAACGGCACAGCTACGACGTGGTGGTGATCGGTGCCGGCGGCGCCGGTCTGCGCGCGGTGATCGAGGCGCGCGAACGCGGTTTCAGCGTCGCCGTGGTGTGCAAGTCCCTGTTCGGCAAAGCCCACACCGTGATGGCCGAAGGCGGCTGCGCGGCGTCGATGGGCAACGCGAACTCGAACGACAACTGGCAGGTGCACTTCCGCGACACCATGCGCGGCGGCAAGTTCCTCAACAACTGGCGCATGGCCGAGCTGCACGCGAAGGAGGCCCCGGACCGCGTCTGGGAGCTGGAGACCTACGGCGCGCTGTTCGACCGCACGGCCGACGGGCGGATCAGCCAGCGCAACTTCGGCGGCCACACCTATCCGCGCCTCGCGCACGTCGGTGACCGCACGGGGCTCGAGCTGATCCGCACGATGCAGCAGAAGATCGTTTCGCTGCAGCAGGAGGATTTCGCGAAGTACGGTGACTACGAGGCGCGGATCAAGGTCTTCGCCGAGTGCACCGTCACGGAGCTGCTCCTGACCGACGGCAAGATCTCGGGCGCGTTCGGCTACTGGCGCGAGAGCGGGCGGTTCATCCTGTTCGACGCCCCCGCCGTGGTGCTCGCGACGGGGGGCATCGGCAAGTCGTTCAAGGTCACGTCGAACTCGTGGGAGTACACCGGTGACGGCCACGCGCTGGCCCTGCGTGCGGGCGCGAAGCTGATCAACATGGAGTTCGTGCAGTTCCACCCCACGGGGATGGTCTGGCCGCCGAGCGTGAAGGGCATCCTCGTCACCGAAGGCGTGCGCGGCGACGGCGGCGTGCTCAAGAACTCCGACGACAAGCGGTTCATGTTCGAGTACGTGCCCGACGTGTTCAAGGGCCAGTACGCGGACAGCGAGGACGAGGCCGACCGCTGGTACGCCGACGCCGACAACAACCGCCGCACCCCCGACCTGCTGCCGCGCGACGAGGTGGCGCGCGCGATCAACTCCGAGGTCAAGGAAGGCCGCGGCTCCCCGCACGGCGGCGTCTACCTCGACATCGCGAGCCGCCTGCCCGCCGAGGAGATCCGGCGCCGGCTGCCGTCGATGTACCACCAGTTCAAGGAGCTGGCCGACGTCGACATCACCAAGGAGGCCATGGAGGTCGGGCCCACCTGCCACTACGTGATGGGTGGCATCGAGGTCGACCCGGACACGGGCGCGGCGAGCGTGCCCGGCCTGTTCGCGGCGGGGGAGTGCTCCGGCGGGATGCACGGCTCCAACCGGCTCGGCGGCAACTCGCTGTCGGACCTGCTGGTGTTCGGCCGCCGGGCGGGCCTCGGCGCCGCGTCCTATGTGGACGGTCTCGGCGACTCGCGTCCGGCCGTGGCGGAGGCAGATGTGGACGCCGCCGCGAAGATGGCGCTGGAGCCGTTCGACCCGCCGGCCAAGGGCGTGGCCGAGAACCCGTACACGCTGCACACCGAGCTGCAGCAGTCGATGAACGACCTGGTCGGCATCATCCGCAAGGCCGGCGAGATCCGTCAGGCGCTGGAGAAGCTCGGCGAGATCCGGCAGCGCATGGCGCAGGTGACCGTGGAGGGCCACCGGCAGTTCAACCCCGGCTGGCACCTCGCTGTGGACCTGCGCAACATGCTGCTGGTGAGCGAGTGCGTCGCTCGCGCCGCGCTGCTGCGCACCGAAAGCCGCGGCGGCCACACGCGCGACGACTACCCCGGCATGGACGCCGATTGGCGGCACAAGCTGCTGGTGTGCTCGGCGAAGGCGGGGGACAATCCCGTGGTACCGGACGTCGACGTCGTGGAGAAGGAGCAGATCCCGCTCCGGGAGGACCTGCTCGAGCTGTTCGAGCTCGATGAGCTCGGGAAGTACTTCACCGACGCCGAGCTGGAGAACCACTCCGGGAGGAACACGTGA
- a CDS encoding RNA polymerase sigma factor: MTENSDVTEAVAQAHRHEWARVLAVTVRVVRDLDLAEECVQDAYAQALRNWAVNGVPARPGAWLTTVARNRAKDLVRRESVLRSALPLLVMDDVVAGPEDGAGPHAVGDDRLRLVFTCCHPALSRDARVALTLRLVCGLSTTEVARAFLVQDSAMAARITRAKKKISAARIPYRMPAPGDLPERVGSVLDVVHLVFTTGHAAPVGERLVRRDLVDGAIHLARTLHELLPDNGAVAGLLALMLLTDARRDTRVSEAGELILLAEQDRSRWDVRQIDEGTALLTESLRRAGPTSYSVQAAIAAVHAEAPTWEDTDWAEVVGLYEVLRRLWPSPVVELNRAIAVGFRDGPEAGLAALAPLLAEPALGTYTYLSAARADFLRRLGRWAEAATSYEEALTMTDNDVERAFLVKRRNEVATHLD, encoded by the coding sequence TTGACCGAGAACAGCGACGTCACAGAGGCCGTCGCGCAGGCGCACCGTCACGAGTGGGCCAGAGTGCTCGCCGTGACGGTGCGCGTCGTGCGTGATCTCGACCTCGCCGAGGAGTGCGTCCAGGACGCGTATGCCCAGGCTCTGCGGAACTGGGCGGTGAACGGTGTCCCGGCGCGGCCGGGTGCCTGGCTGACCACCGTGGCGCGCAACCGCGCGAAGGACCTCGTGCGGCGGGAGTCGGTGCTGCGCTCGGCGTTGCCGCTGCTGGTCATGGACGACGTCGTGGCCGGGCCGGAGGACGGGGCGGGCCCGCACGCGGTCGGCGACGACCGGTTGCGGCTCGTCTTCACCTGCTGCCATCCGGCGCTGTCCCGCGATGCCCGGGTGGCGCTGACCCTGCGACTGGTGTGCGGCCTGTCCACCACCGAGGTGGCGCGCGCGTTCTTGGTCCAGGACTCCGCGATGGCGGCCCGGATCACGCGGGCGAAGAAGAAGATCAGTGCTGCGCGGATCCCGTACCGGATGCCCGCACCCGGTGATCTGCCCGAACGCGTCGGCTCCGTCCTCGACGTCGTGCACCTGGTCTTCACGACCGGTCACGCCGCGCCGGTCGGCGAGCGGCTCGTCCGGCGCGACCTCGTCGACGGCGCCATCCACCTCGCTCGCACGCTGCACGAGCTGCTGCCGGACAACGGTGCCGTCGCCGGTCTGCTGGCGTTGATGCTGCTCACCGACGCCCGCCGGGACACCCGCGTCTCCGAGGCCGGGGAGCTGATCCTGCTCGCCGAGCAGGACCGGTCGCGGTGGGACGTCCGGCAGATCGACGAGGGCACCGCGCTGCTGACCGAGTCGCTGCGCCGCGCGGGCCCGACGAGCTACTCGGTCCAGGCCGCGATCGCCGCGGTGCACGCGGAAGCTCCGACGTGGGAGGACACCGACTGGGCGGAGGTCGTCGGGCTCTACGAGGTGCTGCGCCGGTTGTGGCCGTCGCCGGTCGTCGAGCTCAACCGCGCGATCGCCGTCGGGTTCCGGGACGGCCCGGAGGCCGGCCTCGCCGCGCTCGCGCCCCTGCTGGCCGAGCCGGCCCTGGGGACCTACACCTACCTGAGCGCGGCCCGCGCCGACTTCCTGCGCCGCCTCGGCCGGTGGGCGGAAGCGGCGACGTCCTACGAGGAGGCCCTGACGATGACCGACAACGACGTGGAGCGCGCTTTTCTGGTCAAACGCCGCAACGAGGTCGCCACCCACCTCGACTGA
- a CDS encoding YciI family protein, with product MVKYLLLIYGDEQIWEAGSAEDRKEIEAGHAAFVAAAGDAVLAGHELLPTATAMSLRGSVAGRPAPTDGPFLESKEVLGGYYVVEAPDLDAAIKLAERLPELTVAHSGVEIRPINEPG from the coding sequence ATGGTGAAGTACCTGCTCCTCATCTATGGGGACGAGCAGATCTGGGAAGCGGGCTCCGCAGAGGACCGGAAGGAGATCGAAGCGGGCCACGCGGCGTTCGTCGCCGCAGCCGGTGACGCGGTCCTCGCCGGCCACGAGCTCTTGCCGACGGCGACGGCCATGAGTTTGCGCGGCAGCGTGGCCGGCCGGCCGGCGCCGACCGACGGACCGTTCCTGGAGAGCAAGGAAGTGCTCGGCGGCTACTACGTGGTGGAGGCACCCGACCTCGACGCCGCGATCAAGCTCGCCGAGCGGCTGCCGGAGCTGACGGTGGCCCACAGCGGGGTCGAGATCCGGCCGATCAACGAGCCGGGCTAG
- a CDS encoding cytochrome P450 — MSQTVSVPQGLPMERDAGPFDPPREITRLRDARPVSPMLFPDGHEGWLVTGYDEVRQLLADTRFSSRQDLGVMHVPYETPGMPAATEPSPQVPGLFIAMDPPDHTRLRRKLTGAFTVKRMKQLEDHIAEVVERQLDAMARLTPTVDLVKEFALPVPSLVICELLGVPYEDRADFQANSAKFLVKEQELEEKMAAYGALTTYLGTLVAGKRAEPGEDILSDLARQEDLSIEELTGIAFLLLLAGHETTANMLALGTFALLEHPEQLAELRADPELLPGAVEELMRYLSVVDINFRYATEDLELGGETIPAGSTVVVSTLAANHDPRRFENPDTLDIRRNSRGQLAFGHGVHQCLGQQLARIEMGAGFAALLRRFPTLRLAVPADQVKLRTDMNIYGVHELPVTWTTTAP; from the coding sequence ATGAGCCAGACGGTTTCCGTCCCGCAGGGGTTGCCGATGGAGCGCGACGCGGGACCGTTCGATCCGCCGCGGGAGATCACGCGGTTGCGGGACGCGCGGCCGGTCAGCCCGATGCTCTTCCCGGACGGGCACGAGGGCTGGCTGGTCACCGGGTACGACGAGGTGCGGCAGCTGCTGGCCGACACCCGCTTCAGTTCGCGGCAGGACCTGGGGGTCATGCACGTGCCTTACGAGACGCCCGGGATGCCGGCCGCCACGGAGCCGTCGCCGCAGGTGCCCGGGTTGTTCATCGCGATGGACCCGCCGGATCACACGCGGCTGCGGCGCAAGCTGACCGGCGCGTTCACGGTCAAGCGGATGAAGCAGCTGGAGGACCACATCGCCGAGGTCGTGGAGCGGCAGCTGGACGCGATGGCGCGGCTGACGCCGACGGTGGACCTGGTCAAGGAGTTCGCGTTGCCGGTGCCGTCGCTGGTGATCTGCGAGCTGCTGGGGGTGCCGTACGAGGACCGCGCCGACTTCCAGGCCAATTCGGCGAAGTTCCTGGTCAAGGAGCAGGAGCTCGAGGAGAAGATGGCGGCCTACGGTGCGCTGACGACGTACCTCGGCACTCTGGTGGCGGGAAAACGCGCCGAGCCGGGTGAGGACATCCTGTCCGACCTGGCCCGGCAGGAGGACCTCAGCATCGAGGAGCTCACCGGCATCGCGTTCCTGCTGCTGCTCGCCGGCCACGAGACGACGGCGAACATGCTGGCGCTCGGCACGTTCGCGCTGCTGGAGCACCCCGAGCAGCTGGCCGAGCTGCGCGCCGACCCGGAGCTGCTGCCCGGGGCCGTCGAGGAGCTCATGCGATACCTGTCTGTGGTCGACATCAACTTCCGCTACGCCACGGAAGACCTCGAGCTCGGTGGCGAGACGATCCCCGCCGGCTCGACCGTCGTCGTCTCGACGCTGGCCGCCAACCACGACCCGCGGCGCTTCGAGAACCCCGACACGCTGGACATCCGCCGCAACTCGCGCGGCCAGCTGGCGTTCGGCCACGGCGTGCACCAGTGCCTCGGCCAGCAGCTGGCCCGCATCGAGATGGGCGCCGGGTTCGCGGCGCTGCTGCGGCGCTTCCCGACGCTGCGGCTCGCCGTCCCCGCTGACCAGGTGAAACTCCGGACGGACATGAACATCTACGGTGTCCACGAGCTGCCCGTCACCTGGACGACCACGGCCCCGTGA
- the eda gene encoding bifunctional 4-hydroxy-2-oxoglutarate aldolase/2-dehydro-3-deoxy-phosphogluconate aldolase, which translates to MTTGSDLLALSPVMPVVVIDDVDDAVPTARALLAGGIGVIELTLRTPVALAAIERVAAEVPDIAVGAGTVTSPAQAAQAADAGAKFLVTPGCTDAVLDACFATGLPFLPGAATVSEAMRLAERGLTALKFFPAEASGGVAYLKSLTGPLPDLRFCPTGGITVDSAPSYLALPNVGCIGGSWLTPAKLLAAKDFGMVEKLATEAAALRG; encoded by the coding sequence GTGACCACCGGTTCGGACCTGCTCGCCCTTTCGCCCGTGATGCCCGTGGTCGTGATCGACGACGTCGACGACGCCGTGCCGACCGCGCGCGCGTTGCTCGCCGGCGGGATCGGGGTGATCGAGCTGACGCTGCGCACGCCCGTTGCCCTCGCCGCGATCGAGCGCGTGGCCGCGGAGGTGCCGGACATCGCCGTGGGCGCGGGCACCGTGACGTCGCCGGCCCAGGCCGCGCAGGCCGCCGACGCCGGCGCGAAGTTCCTGGTGACGCCCGGCTGCACCGACGCCGTGCTCGACGCCTGCTTCGCCACCGGGCTGCCGTTCCTGCCGGGCGCCGCGACGGTGTCCGAGGCGATGCGGCTCGCGGAGCGTGGCTTGACGGCGCTGAAGTTCTTCCCGGCGGAAGCCAGCGGTGGCGTGGCTTACCTGAAGTCGCTGACGGGTCCGCTGCCGGACTTGCGCTTCTGCCCGACCGGCGGGATCACCGTGGACTCGGCCCCGTCGTACCTGGCGCTGCCGAACGTCGGCTGCATCGGCGGTTCGTGGCTGACGCCGGCGAAGCTGTTGGCGGCCAAGGACTTCGGGATGGTCGAGAAGCTGGCCACGGAGGCCGCCGCGCTGCGCGGCTGA
- a CDS encoding regulatory protein RecX: MEPAELPPEERAKKAKEICFDLLAARPRTVEELRQTLRRKGFDDDTIETLLGKLDRAGLVNDAEFAEMWVKARHAGQGLSRTALVAELRRKGVDDEIATQAAGEVDREAEEQRARELVRKRLGSLGNVDEQTAIRRLLGFLGRKGYPQGLAYTVIRDELREFGAESSLLDDATID; encoded by the coding sequence GTGGAGCCGGCGGAGCTGCCGCCGGAGGAGCGGGCCAAGAAAGCCAAGGAGATCTGCTTCGATCTCCTGGCGGCGCGCCCGCGGACCGTCGAGGAGCTGCGGCAGACGCTGCGGCGCAAGGGTTTCGACGACGACACGATCGAAACCCTGCTCGGCAAGCTCGACCGCGCCGGCCTAGTCAACGACGCCGAGTTCGCCGAGATGTGGGTCAAGGCCCGGCACGCCGGCCAGGGCCTCTCCCGCACGGCCCTCGTCGCCGAGCTGCGGCGCAAGGGCGTCGACGATGAGATCGCGACCCAGGCCGCCGGCGAGGTCGACCGCGAGGCGGAGGAGCAGCGGGCCCGCGAGCTCGTGCGCAAGCGCCTCGGCTCACTCGGCAACGTCGACGAGCAGACGGCCATCCGCCGGCTGCTCGGCTTCCTCGGGCGCAAGGGTTACCCGCAAGGCCTTGCCTACACGGTCATCCGCGACGAACTCCGCGAGTTCGGCGCCGAATCCAGCCTGCTGGACGACGCCACCATCGACTGA
- the recA gene encoding recombinase RecA encodes MPAAPDKDKALELALAQIDKQYGKGSVMRLGEDGRPPVAVIPTGAIALDVALGIGGLPRGRVIEVYGPESSGKTTVALHAVANAQRNGGIAAFIDAEHALDPEYAKKLGVDTDALLVSQPDTGEQALEIADMLIRSGALDILVIDSVAALVPRAEIEGEMGDSHVGLQARLMSQALRKITGAMNNSGTTAIFINQLREKIGVMFGSPETTTGGKALKFYASIRLDVRRIETLKDGGEPVGNRTRVKVVKNKMAPPFKQAEFDILYGHGISREGSLIDMGVDQGILRKSGAWYTYEGDQLGQGKENARKFLRDNPDIANEIEKRIKEKLGIGPQLDAEVVEAAVPAPVDF; translated from the coding sequence ATGCCAGCAGCACCCGACAAGGACAAGGCGCTCGAGCTCGCCCTTGCCCAGATCGACAAGCAGTACGGCAAGGGCTCGGTGATGCGTCTCGGCGAAGACGGCCGTCCGCCCGTCGCCGTGATCCCCACCGGCGCGATCGCCCTCGACGTCGCGCTCGGCATCGGGGGGCTGCCCCGCGGCCGCGTCATCGAGGTCTACGGCCCGGAGTCCTCCGGTAAGACCACGGTCGCCCTGCACGCGGTGGCCAACGCGCAGCGCAACGGCGGCATCGCAGCGTTCATCGATGCGGAGCACGCGCTGGACCCGGAGTACGCCAAGAAGCTCGGCGTGGACACCGACGCGCTGCTGGTCTCCCAGCCGGACACCGGTGAGCAGGCACTGGAGATCGCGGACATGCTGATCCGCTCCGGCGCGCTCGACATCCTGGTCATCGACTCCGTCGCCGCGCTCGTGCCGCGCGCCGAGATCGAGGGCGAGATGGGCGACTCGCACGTCGGTCTCCAGGCCCGCCTGATGAGCCAGGCGCTGCGCAAGATAACCGGTGCGATGAACAACTCCGGCACCACTGCGATCTTCATCAACCAGCTGCGCGAGAAGATCGGCGTCATGTTCGGCTCACCGGAGACCACGACCGGTGGTAAGGCGCTGAAGTTCTACGCCTCGATCCGGCTCGACGTGCGCCGCATCGAGACACTCAAGGACGGCGGCGAACCGGTCGGCAACCGCACCCGGGTCAAGGTCGTGAAGAACAAGATGGCCCCGCCCTTCAAGCAGGCCGAGTTCGACATCCTCTACGGCCACGGCATCTCCCGCGAGGGCTCGCTCATCGACATGGGCGTTGACCAGGGCATCCTGCGCAAGTCCGGCGCCTGGTACACCTACGAGGGCGACCAGCTCGGCCAGGGCAAGGAAAACGCGCGGAAGTTCCTGCGCGACAACCCGGACATCGCCAACGAGATCGAGAAGCGCATCAAGGAAAAGCTGGGCATCGGCCCGCAGCTCGACGCCGAGGTCGTCGAAGCGGCGGTTCCGGCGCCGGTCGACTTCTGA
- a CDS encoding DUF3046 domain-containing protein, with the protein MRITVFRRLMADEFGRGRAEVLAQDHVLSGLGGKTVDQALAAGIPAKQIWREVCEAFDVPSERR; encoded by the coding sequence ATGCGTATCACGGTGTTCCGGCGGCTCATGGCGGACGAGTTCGGTCGCGGGCGGGCCGAGGTGCTGGCCCAGGACCACGTGCTCAGCGGGCTCGGGGGGAAGACCGTCGACCAGGCTCTGGCGGCGGGGATCCCGGCGAAGCAGATCTGGCGTGAGGTGTGCGAAGCCTTCGACGTTCCGTCGGAGCGGCGCTGA
- a CDS encoding Hsp70 family protein yields the protein MRILSVDLGTSNTVAVLSAHGRPPRVVEVDGSANMPSAIFAGEDGTIMVGRDAERRARLDPTRFEPNPKRRIDEQTLLLGTDVVPVNEALAAILRRVLDETTRQLGGEQPDEVRLTHPAQWGPVRRNVLLSSARLAGIDASVVLVPEPVAAAAHFASFPGKGLAPGQALAVYDLGAGTFDVAVVGATQNGYVVLAEDGLPDLGGLDVDQALMVHVGREVSHSDPQRWQRLLRPESTADRRTRRALQEDVKAAKEALSRHPQTEVPMPEPFKDVLVTRGELEGLVRPAMLRSVELLARTLRTAGLTPDRLAGIYLVGGSSRLPLVGSMIAEKIGVVPASLDQPETAVALGAQHVARDGLSMRTQNVEGQVAAGAPAYAPGGYPPPPPQQPPAGYAQPSFPAGPAPSNFPTYSPAAAAAGAAPAKKKSRTKLWIGVAVAVVVVLAAGLTVFLTSSSSVQTYTADQCRTPGPADAQGLTGCLRQLAGKIADTGGCRPGMGNGPAAPAQSLGATSTCAAPGRAGSQVTYVQGTSAAVLKQYTDGLLASAGGDRVEAAWKGNGLEGRYSSAAGQNAAVLVFTVSDRPLAGFIYQVNSAGQGAAPTPGTLADYFEQSVQPGE from the coding sequence GTGCGGATCCTGTCGGTGGACCTGGGGACGTCCAACACGGTCGCCGTGCTTTCCGCACACGGCAGGCCGCCGCGGGTCGTCGAGGTGGACGGCTCGGCCAACATGCCCTCGGCCATCTTCGCGGGCGAGGACGGCACGATCATGGTGGGCCGCGACGCCGAACGCCGCGCGCGCTTGGACCCCACCCGCTTCGAGCCCAACCCGAAACGCCGCATCGACGAGCAGACGCTGCTGCTGGGCACCGACGTCGTGCCCGTCAACGAAGCCCTCGCCGCGATCCTGCGCCGCGTGCTCGACGAGACCACCCGTCAGCTCGGCGGCGAGCAGCCCGACGAGGTCCGCCTCACCCACCCCGCGCAGTGGGGCCCGGTGCGCCGCAACGTCCTGCTGTCCTCGGCCCGGCTCGCGGGCATCGACGCGAGCGTGGTCCTGGTGCCCGAACCCGTCGCCGCGGCCGCGCACTTCGCGTCGTTCCCGGGCAAGGGGCTCGCGCCCGGGCAGGCGCTCGCGGTGTACGACCTGGGTGCGGGCACGTTCGATGTCGCCGTGGTCGGCGCGACGCAGAACGGCTACGTCGTGCTCGCCGAAGACGGCCTGCCCGACCTCGGCGGCCTCGACGTCGACCAGGCGCTGATGGTGCACGTCGGACGCGAGGTCTCGCACTCGGATCCCCAGCGCTGGCAACGCCTTCTGCGCCCGGAGTCCACGGCGGACCGGCGCACGCGGCGCGCGTTGCAGGAGGACGTGAAGGCGGCCAAGGAGGCGCTGTCGCGGCACCCGCAGACCGAGGTGCCGATGCCGGAGCCGTTCAAGGACGTGCTGGTCACGCGCGGCGAGCTCGAAGGACTGGTGCGCCCGGCGATGCTGCGCAGCGTGGAGCTGCTCGCGCGCACGCTGCGGACGGCCGGGCTGACGCCGGACCGCCTCGCGGGCATCTACCTGGTCGGCGGGTCGAGCCGGCTGCCGCTGGTCGGCTCGATGATCGCGGAGAAGATCGGCGTGGTGCCCGCGAGCCTCGACCAGCCGGAAACGGCCGTGGCGCTCGGCGCGCAGCACGTGGCGCGCGACGGGCTGTCGATGCGGACGCAGAACGTGGAGGGCCAGGTCGCCGCGGGTGCGCCCGCCTACGCGCCGGGCGGGTATCCGCCGCCGCCCCCGCAGCAGCCTCCGGCCGGGTACGCGCAACCGTCGTTCCCGGCGGGGCCGGCGCCGTCGAACTTCCCGACGTACTCGCCGGCCGCCGCCGCTGCTGGCGCTGCGCCAGCGAAGAAGAAGAGCCGTACCAAGCTGTGGATCGGCGTCGCGGTGGCGGTGGTCGTGGTTCTCGCGGCGGGGCTCACGGTGTTCCTGACGTCGTCCTCGTCGGTGCAGACCTACACCGCGGACCAGTGCCGCACGCCCGGGCCGGCCGACGCCCAGGGCCTCACCGGATGCCTGCGCCAGCTCGCGGGGAAGATCGCCGACACCGGCGGCTGCCGCCCCGGCATGGGCAACGGCCCGGCCGCGCCGGCGCAGAGCCTCGGCGCCACCTCGACGTGCGCGGCGCCGGGCCGCGCGGGCTCGCAGGTGACGTACGTGCAAGGCACGTCGGCCGCGGTGCTGAAGCAATACACGGACGGGCTGCTCGCCTCCGCGGGCGGCGACCGCGTCGAGGCCGCGTGGAAGGGCAACGGACTGGAGGGCCGCTACTCGTCGGCGGCCGGGCAGAACGCGGCGGTGCTGGTGTTCACGGTGTCCGACCGGCCGCTCGCCGGGTTCATCTACCAGGTCAATTCCGCAGGTCAGGGCGCTGCGCCGACCCCGGGGACGCTGGCGGACTACTTCGAGCAGAGCGTGCAGCCCGGCGAGTGA